A region of the Candidatus Polarisedimenticolia bacterium genome:
GCGCGGGAAGGCCGGGCGGGTCTGCGGGATCTTCTGGACCTCCTCGCCCGTGCCGGTGCGCTGGACTCCGAGGGTTTCGCCTTCCTCGAGAAGCATGCCGGCGACGGCGTCGGCCTCGGCCGCCAGACCGCCCAGGTTGCCGCGCAGATCGAGGACAAGCCCTTGCTTCTCGGCCATCTGCTCCAGCGCCTTGCGGATTGCCTCGCGCGCCGACGGATCGGAGAAGGTGGTGAGCCGCAGGTAGCCGATGTCGTTGCCGAGATCGCCCGTCACCACCGCGCTGGAGGCGGGCGAAGGAGCTCCGGAAGCGTCGGTCACCATTTTCTCGAGCCGGCCCCGCACATAGAGCGCCTCGGTTTCCGTCGCCGAGCGCAGGCGCGTGTAAGGGTCGCCCAGGGAAGCAAGCGACGCCGCCACGGCGGCGTAGGCCTGCGCCGGCTTTGCGTTGGGATCGGCGAATGCATCGCGCATCGGCTGCCAGCTGGCGCCGCGCGCCGTCCGATCCAGGAAGTTGCGATCCACGAAGGCCCAGGCCAGGCGATAGATCAAATCCGAAAAGGGAGGCAGATCTCCTTCGAGGGCCTGGCGGGAAGCCGGTCCATTCTTCTCGCCGGCGTAGGCCAGCGCCAGCTGGACGCGCGAGACTCCCAGGGAATCGGAAGGATCGAGCAGGAGGGCTTGCGAGAGCTGCTCCACCCCCGCCCGATAGTCGGCCTCGACGCGCGCCGCGGATCCGGCGAGCTGAAAGGCCTCCGGAAGCCTCGGGGCGATTGCTTTCGCCGCCTCCGCCTCGCGCCGCGCCCCCGAGCCGTCGCCCGACTTGAGGAGGAAAAGCCCCTTGTGAAGGTGAGGCCAGGGAGATGAAGGATCCAGCGCGACCGCCTTGTCGAGCCACTCCTTCATTTCCCGGTCATTGCCCTCCAGGCGCAGGGCGAGGCTCAGCGCCACATCGCCGCGATCGGGATGGCTCGCGGTCGATTCGCGCAGGAGGCGCAGCGCCTCGGCGTGTCGCCCGGCGGTCTCCAGGAGCAGGGCGCGCAACGGAACGTCGCCGGAATCCTCTTTCGCGCCATCCGTCGCGGGCTGCGTCGATTCGAGCCAGGCCTTCAGCTGCTCCGGTGAGCGGGCCAGCACGGCCGAAAGCCTCGCCGCGATTTCCGGGTTACCGGGCTCGGCCCGGAGCATCGCGGCGTAGGCCTGCGCCGCGTCTTCGGTACGTCCCA
Encoded here:
- a CDS encoding S41 family peptidase, producing the protein GRTEDAAQAYAAMLRAEPGNPEIAARLSAVLARSPEQLKAWLESTQPATDGAKEDSGDVPLRALLLETAGRHAEALRLLRESTASHPDRGDVALSLALRLEGNDREMKEWLDKAVALDPSSPWPHLHKGLFLLKSGDGSGARREAEAAKAIAPRLPEAFQLAGSAARVEADYRAGVEQLSQALLLDPSDSLGVSRVQLALAYAGEKNGPASRQALEGDLPPFSDLIYRLAWAFVDRNFLDRTARGASWQPMRDAFADPNAKPAQAYAAVAASLASLGDPYTRLRSATETEALYVRGRLEKMVTDASGAPSPASSAVVTGDLGNDIGYLRLTTFSDPSAREAIRKALEQMAEKQGLVLDLRGNLGGLAAEADAVAGMLLEEGETLGVQRTGTGEEVQKIPQTRPAFPRKPLVILTDRKTGSAAEKLAAGLQGSGRATILGETTLGKGAGQMSRLLPGGAMLLVTAVESLTPSGEAIQGRGVVPDVPAEGDESLEKAREILEKPPTPAPPTP